Proteins encoded by one window of Antechinus flavipes isolate AdamAnt ecotype Samford, QLD, Australia chromosome 4, AdamAnt_v2, whole genome shotgun sequence:
- the TMEM61 gene encoding transmembrane protein 61 isoform X2 produces the protein MTCDRRAASSFRYGVTITGAVVLVTGTLCFAWWSDGDGAGPGTRAAPPAGTAPPPGAPPSALLRSVSFFCCGVGGMLLLWGLLWSAKANVRAAPRFYRSRLPADLGYFAAEPAHKWSSSWSSTSVPTYEMAVTRSPPVPEEEENGPPPYSGAHGPRPAGLMRSISDGALLVTPQPEPWRNQGTAWVSPPPSYESLDARGL, from the exons ACCTGCGACCGACGGGCGGCTTCCTCTTTCCGGTACGGCGTGACCATCACGGGGGCCGTGGTCCTGGTCACCGGCACGCTCTGCTTCGCCTGGTGGAGCGACGGGGACGGGGCGGGCCCCGGGACGAGGGCCGCCCCCCCGGCCGGCACCGCGCCCCCCCCGGGCGCCCCCCCGAGCGCGCTGCTGAGGTCCGTCAGCTTCTTCTGCTGCGGCGTCGGGGGGATGCTCCTGCTCTGGGGCCTGCTCTGGTCGGCCAAGGCCAACGTGCGCGCGGCCCCCCGCTTCTACCGCAGCCGGCTCCCCGCGGACCTGGGCTACTTCGCAGCCGAGCCCGCCCACAAGTGGAGCTCCAG TTGGTCGTCTACCTCTGTGCCCACCTATGAGATGGCCGTGACCCGTAGCCCCCCTGTCCCAGAAGAGGAGGAGAACGGACCGCCCCCGTACAGCGGGGCTCACGGCCCGAGACCGGCAGGACTGATGCGAAGCATCTCCGACGGGGCGCTGCTCGTGACTCCCCAGCCGGAACCGTGGAGGAACCAAGGGACGGCCTGGGTCAGCCCCCCACCCAGCTACGAGAGCCTCGACGCCCGCGGCCTGTGA
- the TMEM61 gene encoding transmembrane protein 61 isoform X1, protein MTCDRRAASSFRYGVTITGAVVLVTGTLCFAWWSDGDGAGPGTRAAPPAGTAPPPGAPPSALLRSVSFFCCGVGGMLLLWGLLWSAKANVRAAPRFYRSRLPADLGYFAAEPAHKWSSSSWSSTSVPTYEMAVTRSPPVPEEEENGPPPYSGAHGPRPAGLMRSISDGALLVTPQPEPWRNQGTAWVSPPPSYESLDARGL, encoded by the exons ACCTGCGACCGACGGGCGGCTTCCTCTTTCCGGTACGGCGTGACCATCACGGGGGCCGTGGTCCTGGTCACCGGCACGCTCTGCTTCGCCTGGTGGAGCGACGGGGACGGGGCGGGCCCCGGGACGAGGGCCGCCCCCCCGGCCGGCACCGCGCCCCCCCCGGGCGCCCCCCCGAGCGCGCTGCTGAGGTCCGTCAGCTTCTTCTGCTGCGGCGTCGGGGGGATGCTCCTGCTCTGGGGCCTGCTCTGGTCGGCCAAGGCCAACGTGCGCGCGGCCCCCCGCTTCTACCGCAGCCGGCTCCCCGCGGACCTGGGCTACTTCGCAGCCGAGCCCGCCCACAAGTGGAGCTCCAG CAGTTGGTCGTCTACCTCTGTGCCCACCTATGAGATGGCCGTGACCCGTAGCCCCCCTGTCCCAGAAGAGGAGGAGAACGGACCGCCCCCGTACAGCGGGGCTCACGGCCCGAGACCGGCAGGACTGATGCGAAGCATCTCCGACGGGGCGCTGCTCGTGACTCCCCAGCCGGAACCGTGGAGGAACCAAGGGACGGCCTGGGTCAGCCCCCCACCCAGCTACGAGAGCCTCGACGCCCGCGGCCTGTGA